GTCAAAGCGCAAATCCGTTACCGTAGAATAGCCCACACCTTTACCAAGACCTTGATCAGTGAAATCCGGTGTGTCAGCGCTGGAATAGAGCAAAAGGCAGCACACCGTGTATCTCTCCGGGACCGGGCATGGTGACGACCAATCCAATGGTGAGTGGATGGTATGTAACGTTACTGTGTTTCTCCGTACAGCGTGTCGGAGCTGGGTGAGGAGGGGGCGAGTGGGGTCCGGGGGCCAGTGCTCTTCCACCCCCCGCCCAACTGCAGAATCCGAGAGGTGCACTGTGGAAGCCAGGTGCGACTGGTCGTTATAGCGATCCACGACATCGCCAAAGGGGAGGAGATCACGGTGGACTACAGCCTGACGGACTGGGGAGAGAACGCCATGGTGATTGACTTGCTGATAACATCACCAGCTTGCCTCATCGCAAACCCATTTCGTCCATTCTTAAATATACTTGGGGAATGAGTTGTGAGAGGTCATGACGTCTGACTAACAGCAACCCTTATACACATCAAAATTGACGTTGTTCATCTGTAGGCATTACTAGTTGCATTCATGTTGTCTCCTTGTTCTAAGAAAAAACATTGCAATGCCCAGTGTAATTGTTGTGGCACTCCGATAATAATGCTCTGAATCCATATTGAAGCCTGTTGGTTGTGTTATGGATATTCTAGGGATTCCATAGCTCTGTGTCTTCGCGAGGGTTTGACTGCAGCTTTAACCCAGACAATAACATTAAGAAGGTAATCAAAACGGTCGTGACCCTACCTCAAGTTCATTTAATCTATTGGTTACAGAGGGTATTTACAAAGTCTCTTTTGTCTTGTTTTGGGGTTTGTCTCCGAAAAGGAGGAAGAGCCCGGcccccaccctctgtctctctctgactacctcaccccctcctggtccctctccccttcctcctccccgcTCACCCACTCTGAGCCCAGCGACTCGGACCGAgaagaagatgaggaggaagacgacgacgatgatgatgacgatgaagaagaagagatggaggagcTGAGGGGCCGTATGCTCCGTCGCCGAAAGAAGCGCAAGATAGCTGTCACGGTCACCACCAAGAAGAACAGCGCCGCTAACCCCAGGGCGGGACCCGGCCACCCCTGCTCGTTGTCGTCCTCCCAACTGGCCACCTCCCCGGCCCAGACCCAGTCTCAGCTCGCCACGACCCTGGCGCCCCCCACCACcaatatcaacaacaacatcaacataaaCATTGGTAGCTCCAGTGGGTCTACGGTCAGCCGACGGCAGCACTGTTCCTACTGCGGCCGCCACTACCGTTCGCTGGCGCGCCACCTGGATAAACACCATGCCAACCAGCCAAAGGTCAGGGCGGCCATGGATCTAGCCACAcgccacacacactcctcctctacctcctcccatcCTCAGTCCTCCTCCACCGCCTCCTCTCATGGCCACACCTTCGCCTCCCCCCAGCCCTCCCCATCCTCCGCTAccgcccctctccctccccctcctttctccagggagagagcgagggatgcgCCGGCCACTCGAAGTACCTCGGGGGCGGTCTCCTTTTCGCTCTCACTGTCTGCTCAGTCGGCCGTGGCCAAGAAAGGCTCCAACTTATCGGTGCAGACGCCAAACCAATGCGTCGCCCCTGCAGTGGCACCGGTTAAAAGTCTGCCCACACCAGCCAGGAGGGGCCGCAGGCCGAAGAGAGCAAAGGAGGAGCAGCAGAAAACAGAGGAGTGCTTCAGGAGCAAGGAGGAAGAGATACCTCCACGTTCTACCCCCGAGCCGGAGGAAGAAGAGCCGGGTGAGGAGCTGGAGCTGTGTGGAGCTGGGGAAGGGGAGAGTCCTGAGAATAAGAGTGCCGATATGGCTAGGTATGTGATGGATAATATGGTTCTGCTGCATTGGGGAGAAAGTCGGGCCTAACTGAAATGTGAAATAAGTTCTGAATCAAAACTGCTTGAGAAATGACAGCATATTCTGCAATTCTATCATTATTGTGATAAAGATAAAGTAAAAATATTACTTTTTGACATGTTATTGtttttactttctctctctccctctctctgcctctctccttttTCTAGCTCTCACAGACATCACATGCCccctctcctatcctccctctcctgcCTGGTGCTCTTCCTCCGCCGGCAGCAGCACTCTTCCTTCTTGTCCCTATCTCGCTCCTCCAGTTCGGCCGAGGCCTGGCGCCTACTTTGCCACTCCAGCCTGGCGCTACTTATCCTCTACAACCGGCACCGTGAGTGCGAAGTGGCCAAGCTCACCACCCAGGACTACCACAACCGCACCACCACACCGAACCCGACCCAGGCTAACTTGGTCAATGACCCCCCCACTGGCCTAGAGGCCATCCTCTCCCCCTTCGAGCGCCAGGTACTTTGCCACCTCCCCCGGGCAGGTGTGCTGGGTAAGCGGGGGCGTATCCAGCCCCTCATCCTGCCCCCGCACTGCGAGCCCTGCATGGAGCTGCTCCTTCAGACCTCTGCCAATGTGGGCGTGGACCCCCACAGCCCCTACGTCTTCTCCCGGCCCTTCCACTCGCCCGCCACCCCGCTCCGGGGCACCGACCTGCTGCGCAACCTGGCACGTGCCAGCGGCGCCAAGAACCCCGGAGTGCTGACCCAAACGCGAGTGCGCCGGCAGGTGGCCATCCTTACCCAGTTACTGCTCCTGGAGGAAGGTGAGGGGCAAGGCCTGCCGGGCGGGGCGGCTGGCAAGCGCCTGGAAGACTTCCTGCAGCGGGAGTACCACGTAACCCAGAGCTGCACCACGATAGGCCGAGACCCTGCATTGATGGGACATGTGGGCAGGGTGGTGCTTTATGGGGAGCGGCAGGGCGTGCTGTTCAGAGGGATGAGCCTGCAGCACATTTGTCTGGAGCTGGATGGTAAGGAGACACTGCCGGGAACTCGGCTCTGGTATGACGAAACTAGCACTCACTACTAATTCATGACAGAACGCCATCcctaaaaaaaatgtgtttttgttcATGAAGGGTTTGCACCTGTTACCTTCAGAAGGGAATACAAGAGAAAAGTTGCAATTAATCTCCCCAATTTTCTCTCATTGTGATgttggaggagaggagtaaaCAAGGAGGTTCTGAGATGGATCAGCAGTAGAGTAATTGATAGCTTTGTTTAATATGAGTATGCTTGTCATGCTCACTAGGGGTATGTTTACTTGTTGTAAGTTGTTAATAAAGCAGTAATACGGGAGGCTTTACACTGAGGGAGGTGACACAAGGGCAATTCTTCTCTCGCTATGACACAGCCGTGAGCAAACTAATCATATAATTTTAAATAGATGGGAGCTCTTAATACTGCACCTTGCGATTTTGTTGCCTGCAGTAAAACAATCTGTCTTTATCAGACATTGTTAACGGACTATGTGATATGTTACTGTTTGCTCATTACAAGTGTGTAAATTCCAGAGGAAAACGTTGCCCTGAGTCTCCAAGTCCTTTacattgtaaactcagcaaaaaaataaatgtccctttttcaggaccctgtctttcaaagataattcgtaaaaatccaaataacttcacagatcttcattgtaaagggtttaaacactgtttcccatgcttgttcaatgacccataaacaattaatgaacatgcacctgtggaacggttgttaagg
Above is a genomic segment from Salvelinus fontinalis isolate EN_2023a chromosome 36, ASM2944872v1, whole genome shotgun sequence containing:
- the LOC129835034 gene encoding uncharacterized protein LOC129835034 isoform X3, which translates into the protein MGASRHRRSPGGGGQYPEGAEDRLPPPGSPYYLADPSQLCVSELGEEGASGVRGPVLFHPPPNCRIREVHCGSQVRLVVIAIHDIAKGEEITVDYSLTDWGENAMGFHSSVSSRGFDCSFNPDNNIKKEEEPGPHPLSLSDYLTPSWSLSPSSSPLTHSEPSDSDREEDEEEDDDDDDDDEEEEMEELRGRMLRRRKKRKIAVTVTTKKNSAANPRAGPGHPCSLSSSQLATSPAQTQSQLATTLAPPTTNINNNININIGSSSGSTVSRRQHCSYCGRHYRSLARHLDKHHANQPKVRAAMDLATRHTHSSSTSSHPQSSSTASSHGHTFASPQPSPSSATAPLPPPPFSRERARDAPATRSTSGAVSFSLSLSAQSAVAKKGSNLSVQTPNQCVAPAVAPVKSLPTPARRGRRPKRAKEEQQKTEECFRSKEEEIPPRSTPEPEEEEPGEELELCGAGEGESPENKSADMASSHRHHMPPLLSSLSCLVLFLRRQQHSSFLSLSRSSSSAEAWRLLCHSSLALLILYNRHRECEVAKLTTQDYHNRTTTPNPTQANLVNDPPTGLEAILSPFERQVLCHLPRAGVLGKRGRIQPLILPPHCEPCMELLLQTSANVGVDPHSPYVFSRPFHSPATPLRGTDLLRNLARASGAKNPGVLTQTRVRRQVAILTQLLLLEEGEGQGLPGGAAGKRLEDFLQREYHVTQSCTTIGRDPALMGHVGRVVLYGERQGVLFRGMSLQHICLELDVMVGNSADSFSGDSDGEAEKVAVVKKRPGRPPRKKKGPPPSVNPPLPGAHKRRSIQPKSGKRGVLKRPWSEAERVAVETHLKRNIVELRVPAKADCERCLHLCPLLVSNQRDWRAIKFYCHNRIQLLKKQGRKESAGRGTLC
- the LOC129835034 gene encoding uncharacterized protein LOC129835034 isoform X1; translation: MAENVRSPFDYREPPTLDSDGDGSKPPPPQPRGRVCGRKRKGTPVKVCDRAYVTEDEEEESLSEHSYSPGGGQYPEGAEDRLPPPGSPYYLADPSQLCVSELGEEGASGVRGPVLFHPPPNCRIREVHCGSQVRLVVIAIHDIAKGEEITVDYSLTDWGENAMGFHSSVSSRGFDCSFNPDNNIKKEEEPGPHPLSLSDYLTPSWSLSPSSSPLTHSEPSDSDREEDEEEDDDDDDDDEEEEMEELRGRMLRRRKKRKIAVTVTTKKNSAANPRAGPGHPCSLSSSQLATSPAQTQSQLATTLAPPTTNINNNININIGSSSGSTVSRRQHCSYCGRHYRSLARHLDKHHANQPKVRAAMDLATRHTHSSSTSSHPQSSSTASSHGHTFASPQPSPSSATAPLPPPPFSRERARDAPATRSTSGAVSFSLSLSAQSAVAKKGSNLSVQTPNQCVAPAVAPVKSLPTPARRGRRPKRAKEEQQKTEECFRSKEEEIPPRSTPEPEEEEPGEELELCGAGEGESPENKSADMASSHRHHMPPLLSSLSCLVLFLRRQQHSSFLSLSRSSSSAEAWRLLCHSSLALLILYNRHRECEVAKLTTQDYHNRTTTPNPTQANLVNDPPTGLEAILSPFERQVLCHLPRAGVLGKRGRIQPLILPPHCEPCMELLLQTSANVGVDPHSPYVFSRPFHSPATPLRGTDLLRNLARASGAKNPGVLTQTRVRRQVAILTQLLLLEEGEGQGLPGGAAGKRLEDFLQREYHVTQSCTTIGRDPALMGHVGRVVLYGERQGVLFRGMSLQHICLELDVMVGNSADSFSGDSDGEAEKVAVVKKRPGRPPRKKKGPPPSVNPPLPGAHKRRSIQPKSGKRGVLKRPWSEAERVAVETHLKRNIVELRVPAKADCERCLHLCPLLVSNQRDWRAIKFYCHNRIQLLKKQGRKESAGRGTLC
- the LOC129835034 gene encoding uncharacterized protein LOC129835034 isoform X2 → MAENVRSPFDYREPPTLDSDGDGSKPPPPQPRGRVCGRKRKGTPVKVCDRAYVTEDEEEESLSEHSYSPGGGQYPEGAEDRLPPPGSPYYLADPSQLCVSELGEEGASGVRGPVLFHPPPNCRIREVHCGSQVRLVVIAIHDIAKGEEITVDYSLTDWGENAMEEEPGPHPLSLSDYLTPSWSLSPSSSPLTHSEPSDSDREEDEEEDDDDDDDDEEEEMEELRGRMLRRRKKRKIAVTVTTKKNSAANPRAGPGHPCSLSSSQLATSPAQTQSQLATTLAPPTTNINNNININIGSSSGSTVSRRQHCSYCGRHYRSLARHLDKHHANQPKVRAAMDLATRHTHSSSTSSHPQSSSTASSHGHTFASPQPSPSSATAPLPPPPFSRERARDAPATRSTSGAVSFSLSLSAQSAVAKKGSNLSVQTPNQCVAPAVAPVKSLPTPARRGRRPKRAKEEQQKTEECFRSKEEEIPPRSTPEPEEEEPGEELELCGAGEGESPENKSADMASSHRHHMPPLLSSLSCLVLFLRRQQHSSFLSLSRSSSSAEAWRLLCHSSLALLILYNRHRECEVAKLTTQDYHNRTTTPNPTQANLVNDPPTGLEAILSPFERQVLCHLPRAGVLGKRGRIQPLILPPHCEPCMELLLQTSANVGVDPHSPYVFSRPFHSPATPLRGTDLLRNLARASGAKNPGVLTQTRVRRQVAILTQLLLLEEGEGQGLPGGAAGKRLEDFLQREYHVTQSCTTIGRDPALMGHVGRVVLYGERQGVLFRGMSLQHICLELDVMVGNSADSFSGDSDGEAEKVAVVKKRPGRPPRKKKGPPPSVNPPLPGAHKRRSIQPKSGKRGVLKRPWSEAERVAVETHLKRNIVELRVPAKADCERCLHLCPLLVSNQRDWRAIKFYCHNRIQLLKKQGRKESAGRGTLC